Within the Vagococcus carniphilus genome, the region CATCTACCCTAATCCCATCAATGTGAAACGTTTCAACCCAATATAAAATGCTTGAAATTAAAAAGCTCTGAACTTCTGGTCTTCCTAAATCAAAATTGATTGAACCCCAACGGCGATTTTCAGCGCGTTCAGGATCAACATATTCAAATTGTGGTGTCCCATCATAATAAGCTAGAGCGTCATCATTCACACAAAAATGTCCTGGTACCCAATCAACTAGAACACCAATATTATTGAGATGACATGCTTCTACAAATTCTTGGAATTCTTCTGGTGTTCCATATGTCGAACATAACGCAAAATAACCAATCAATTGATACCCCCATGATTGGTCAAGTGGATGTTCCATTAATGGCATAAACTCAACGTGGGTATAATTCATTTGTACTAAATAAGGAACGAGTTCTTCTGTTAGGTCTTTGAAAGTGTAAGGGTTTCCATTTGTGTGTTGTTTAAAAGAACTAGCGTGAACTTCATAGATATTAAGCGGGCGTTTGAAATGATTGCTTCTTTTGTGCCTTCCTTTAAATAGCCCATCTTTCCATTTCTTTTCTTTTTCAATATAGACAACACTAGCATTTCCAGGTCTTTTTTCAAACATTTTAGAAAACGGGTCGATTTTCATTATTTTACGTCCATTTTGTTGTGTCACATGAAACTTATATAAATCCATCTCATTTGGTAAATCAGTTATAATTTCCCAAATACCAGTTTCTTTATCATATGTCATTGGTTCTGTATCTTTCCAATCATTAAAATCACCAACTAAAAAGACTTCTTGAGCGTTAGGTGCCCAAACACGGAATACATAAAACTCACCTTGTTCATCGTTTATTAGATGAACCCCTAAACAGTTTTGACTCTTAAAGTTTTCACCTGTTACAAAACTCTTTTTACATAAAGCTTCGTCGTGAAAAATTTCTGAATCTTGCCTTTTCATAAAGTTTATCATCACCCTTTCCAACACATAACTACAAACAAGTTTTTTTCGTTTCATTATCTTGTTTATACATATATAATACCACACTAAACGTTTGTTAGTTGATTTATTTTTCAAAAAACAGGATAAATATGCATGTTTTTTCTTAGTAATATTTTATTATCGATTTTTACTGTTTTATTCCCTTTATAAGGGTAACAAACCATCAAAATAAGTCGAATGACGTATCATTTGTTAATAATAACAATTAAATGTTTGTTATTTTCTAATAAAAAACCAAAGTTTCATCCTTTTTTCTTTTTATTTTCAAAAAACAATAAAAAGAACGACATTTTACCAAAAATAGAACTGAAAATGATATAATTTACTCTGTATAATATTAAATTGGAGGGAATCAAATGAAAAAGTATAATTTATTTTTGTTGGCTTTGTCTAGTTCCATTTTACTAAACCCAGTAGACGGATTAGCTATCGAAGAATCTAAATATAATGATGTTTCTATTTCTTCAACTCAAACAACTGAACAATTAACTGAGTCAAAAGAAATCTCTACGTCTGAAACAACACTAACTTCTAGCATTGAAGAGATAACATCTCAATCTAGTGAGTCTCAACCTGAAAAACTAAAAGAAGAAAATATCGAAGCAAATAAAAACCTTTCCTTTAGCGAACTCTCACAATACGTTAGTTTAAATCAAAAGAATCAAGCTATTTTTGATAAAACTGGAAATGATATTTTAGGGTCAACTAATGATTATCTTAATCAAACATTTTTAGCTAAAGCTTCTGTAAAACATTCAAATGGTAAAATTTTATATCAATTATTTAACCAATCAGATAAGGAAATTGGTTACGTTTTTGAAGAGTCTTTAACTAAAGTTGCTGGACCTGAAGGAAGTCACTACTCACTTGGAGAATATGCTACGATTACTGACCCGAATAGTTCAACTTTAGCAAATTTTAAAGGTTCAAAAAAATTCTCTCAAGACAAACTAATAAATAAGACTTTTTTTGCAAGAGGACAGTATCATCACTTTAATGGCCAAACCTACCTTTCTATATTTGATACAAAAGGAGTTTGGTATGGTTACATTGATCAAAATCAAGTGACTCTTAGTTCAGAACGTCAAGGTAGTTATGTTAGTTTTGACAAATATATTACTTACAGCAACAAAAATTACAATACTTGGTCTAACTTTGGTTGGAAATATCGACTAAGTGGAGATAAATTGGTTAACAAAACTTTACAAGCAAGAGGCATCTACTATCACTTTAGTGGAGAATCTTATTTATCGCTTTATGATCAAAACGGAACTTGGTATGGTTATGTGAATCAAAAAGCAACTAAATTAGCTGATGGAGCACAAGGTAGCTATCATTCTTATGGTAAATATGTGACTTTCAGCAATAAGAATTATGATACTTGGTCTTCTTTCCAATGGAATAAAAGAAACAGCGGACATGATTTAGTTAATCAAACCTATCTAGCAAAAGGTATCTATCATCATGCGAATGGAAATGATTATGTCTCACTTTACGACAATCAAAATAAATGGCACGGTTACGTTAATCAAAATGCTGTAAAAGCTGCTGAGGGTAAGCAAGGTGCTTATCAGGCTCACAATAAGTATGTTTCAATTAAGAACCCTAATTATTCGACATGGCAAAATTTTAATTGGAAAAAAAGAGATACCACTAAAAATATTCACGAGAAAACTTTATTAGCAAAAGGCATCTACCACCACTTTAATGGTGACACTTACCTTTCATTATTCGATAGTAAAGGAACTTGGTATGGTTACCTCAATCAAAATGCTACTCAAGAAACAAATCGAACTGGACATGCTATTTCCATTAATAAGTATGTCTCTGTTAGAAGTAGAAACTATGATTTATGGCGTAATTTAAACTTCTCTGCTTCAAAAGGAACAACCAAAAACATGCTAAATAAACCTTATCTAGCCAAAGTAAAATATGAACATTTTAACGGGTCTACATATTACTCTTTATATGACCAAAAAAATAATTGGCAAGGTTATATTAATCGAAGTGGTGTTGCTGAAGCTAAAGGAAATAACTCCACCTATGTTATGTTGAACGCTCCATACTATAATCAAATGGAGGAAATTAATGGCCGAAAAGCACATATGGGTTGTGAAGCTGCGAGCTTATTACAAGCTTTGCATTTAAAAGGATACGCTAAAAATTATTCACTTCACCCTTTTATTGATAAAATGCCAAGATCTAATGATAATAATCCAAATAATGGTTTTTCTGGAAACCCGTACGGAAACACATATGGCGTTTACCACTCTATTTTCCCAAAACCATTAACTGAATGGGCTAATAATTATGCTAAAGGAAATGCTAAAAATATTTCTGGCTCTTCACTAAACCAAATTAATAAAGAATTGACAAATGGCAACCCAATTGTTATCTATGTAACTATTAATTTCGAGCCAGCTAAACCTCTATATAGATATCATTGGGGATATGGACTTAACAATGCTCATGTGGTTACTTTGGATGGTTACAATAGTCAGACAAACACTTACCATGTATCTGATCCGAACGCTAAAGGTGGCTACTGGGTAACTAAAAATAAATTACAAGCTTCTTATTTCGCTAATGAAAAAAGAGCAGTAGTTATTAGGTAAAGTAAAAAGTACGAGAAGCTAAATTTATCAAATAAAAGAATGGACATCTCTTAATTTAGGGATTTCCATTCTTTTTTTATTATTAAATTTTCTAATTACAAATCCAAATCAAGCCCACTTTATTCACCCGTTATAACAATCATTACTTAGTTATTAAGAAAATTAAAAGTTATTTTTTGTCATATATATTTGACATATTAAAAAAATAGAAGTATTCTATTAATGTCACATATATATGACAAGGAGAAAATTATGAATCGGGTAAAAGAATATCGTGTCGAAAAAAAGATGTCTCAAAGTACTTTAGCTAAGGAAATAAATGTTGCTAGGCAAACAATAAACTTAATTGAAAATAACAAATATAATCCATCGCTTGATTTATGTATACGTCTAGCAAAAGTATTGGAAACAGATTTAAATAGTTTGTTTTGGGAGGAGAAAAAAGATGAAAAATAAAGAAAGTTTAACCGTAAAAATGATTAAACGTATGTACGGTGTATCTGGGGTTTTAGATGAATATCGTAGAGGAGAAATAGATAAAATTGGAAATAAAGCTTTTATGATTCTTTATACTTATATGCCTTTATCAGCGTTTTTAGCTTTACTATTTATAGAGAAAGCCCCAAGGGAATCATTATTTGGTTTAATTGGTAGCAACTTAATGATCTACTTCCTTATTACCGGTTATATAGGTATAAAAACGAGCAAACTAAAATTAATGGATATTGAAGTGGAAAAAAGCGATATTAAAAAAATAAGATATCAAACGATAACTAAATGCTTAGGTGTTGCTATTTATTTTTCAGTAGTCATTCATTTTCTTAATTCTCTTATTTCAATGATGATGGATGATGGTTCTTTTTTAACTTATCTTATATCTTGGCATCATATTAATCGGAGCTTAACAAGCGGTGTAATCTTTGGTGTGCTGATTTTAGCTATTTCATTACTAAGAATTAAAAAAGTTGAAGATTAAACTTTCGTAAAAAAAGAGAGGCTGACCCAAAAGTCTCTTAAATAAAATAAAAGGAACAAAATCTTTTTTTTAGATTTTGTTCCTTTTTTTGACGAAAAAAATAGCACTATCCTTTATAATTAAAGCGTCGAAACCAAATCAAAAGGGAGTGCTATTTATGTATAAAAATTATAACATGAAACAAGTTACATTATCACTAGATTTAGAAATTTATTTAGAAAAAAACGACATCGCTTTCGCGATTAATGAATTAGTAGAGAGTATTCCAAGTTACGTTTTTTCTGTTTTTGATCATCAAATGGGAACCTCGTCTTATGATCCAAGAATGATGTTGAAACTTATTTTATGTGGATATACACAGTCTAATTTTTCTGGTAGAAAAATTGAAGCGATGACTAAAGATAGTATTCGTACTAGGTGGTTGACTCAATCACAATTTCCTAACTTCAGAACCATTAATCGTTTTCGAGTGAATCCTTTGGTTCAGCCAATTCTTCAAGAGTGTTTTATTCAATTTAGAAATCAATTAGTTTCGCAGAAATTGATTGAAGAAGATTCTATTTTTATTGATGGGACCAAATTGGAAGCTAATGCCAATAAATATAGTTTTGTTTGGAGAAAGAGTACGACCAGATTTGACGATTCTCTAACAGAAAAATCAAAAATATATTATAAACAATTAGTCAAAGAAAAAATCATTCCGTCGATTCATAATGAAGATGAGGAATGGGATGATAAACAGTTGAATCTCATTGCCGATTCTATTGAAACTAAAGTATCTGAGTTGACTGAACAAATAGATGATACAGAAGACGTTACACTTAGAAAAGAACTCCGTCGTCAAAGAAAGGAACCTAAAAAAGCCTTAAAGGCTTTTCGAGAATTCAGTGATAGGAAGAAAAAATATAAGCAACAATATCAGATTTTTAAAGAGAGAAATAGTTTTTCAAAAATAGATATAGACGCTACTTTTATGAAAATGAAAGAAGATCATATGATGAATGGTCAACTGAAACCGGCATACAATGTCCAAATCGCAACCAACAATCAATACGTTCTAGCTTATGATACTTTTTCAAATCCAACAGATTTTAAAACGATGATTCCTTTTTTGACCACTATCAAAGAATCTTATTTTGAGTTACCTAATTATATTGTAGCTGACGCCGGTTATGGAAGTGAAGAAAACTACCAAGCCATCTTGGATGATTTTGAGAGAACACCATTAATCACCTACACTATGTATCAAAAAGAACAGACCAAAAAATATAAACAAAACCCATTCATTACTAATAATTGGAAATACAATGAATTAACAGATAGCTATACTTGTCCTAACAATAGAGAACTGAGTTTTAGAAATTACTCTACTCGCAATGATAAACAGGGATTTACAAAACAGTTAAAAATGTATGAATGTGAAACATGTATAGATTGCCCTGTCAGATCTTTGTGTACCCGAGCAAAAAGTAATAAAAGTAGAGTCATTCAAAAAAATGGTAACTGGGAATATTTTAAAGCTCACGCAAGAGAGCTTTTGAGCGATGATGTAACAGGAGCGATTTACCGTCGAAGAAAAATTGACGTAGAACCAGCCTTTGGAAATCTAAAGGCTAATTTGTCGTTCAATCGATTCTCGGTTAGAGGTCAAGAGAAAGTAACACAGGAGTTAGGTTTTGCGTTTATGGCTCTAAATTTGAGAAAACTAAGTAAATTTAGGAAGGATATAGACAGAAAAATAAGAAAAAACAAGAATTCCAAAATGATAAACCTCATTTTAGAATTCTTGCTTTGTTTTAAGAGACTTTTGGGTCAGCCTCTTCTTTTTATTTTCTATTTCATAATACTGTAAACATCGTTTGAAATTCTTGAGATTGTATCATATGACGTGCCGTTTTGTGTCATAACAGATAAAACATATGGGCTTCCAGCGTAAACTACTGCCACATCATGTCGGTAGCTACCTACGTCACCAATTTTATGTGCAACTGGTACTGGTAAATCTCTTGCAATGCGTTGATTATCAAAAACAGTGTTTTGCATATAACGCATCACTTGACCGCCTTGACGATACATAGCACTAATCAGCATTGCATTTTCTCTAGCAGAAATTTGGAATGGTGAATACCAAGTTCTGCCAATGATACTTGAAATTTCATTTCTCATTCTTGCGTCATACTGATTAGCTCCATAATAACCTAAGAAATTAGCTCCTTGATTATCCGAATATTTAGCTGTCCAGTTTAACATCGTATCTAAAGAGTAATAACTACCAAGAGGTTTTCCTTGAAGAATTCCAGCTCCGCCTCTCATATATGAGTAAACCGGCATTTGGTTAATCGCATCTGTATAAAGATACTTTCTATTAGGATCTAATTTTTTCTGATTAATCATTTTTTGTGTATAATACATAGCTGGTAGTTTTCCAGTACTTGCTGCTGTAAAAATTTTATTTCCATTGACAGAAGCGTTAGAATTATCAGCTAAGCTACTCACATAAATTCCAAAATTAGGTGAGCTATATTTTGAATTAAGCATTTTTTGAACTCTAGCTAATTTTTCGGCATCCATTGATGTTGCTTCTTCATTTAGATAGCCATACCATTTATTATTACCTCCATATAAGCTTAAATACGTAGACCCATTAAAATGTTGGTACTTTCCTCTTGCTAGCATTGTTTGATTCATAAATGAAGACGTATTGTGTCGCTTTTTCCAAGAGAAGTTTGACCACATTGAATAATTTTTCTTACTGATCGTTACCTTTTTGCCATAACTTTGATAAATTCCTTGAGGTCCATCAGCAACTGATGTGCCATTAGCATTAATGTATCCGTACCATTTATTATTTCTATCAAATAAAGAATAATAAGTATCTCCATTAAAATGTTGATATTTTCCTCTTGCTAATAACGTTTGATGGTAAGCTTGATTACTAGAACCTAATGATTTCCAATTAAAATTGCGCCATAAACTATAATTATTCTTGGTAACTGTTACATACTTACCAAAGCCTTGGTAAGCTCCTTGTCTACCATCAGCTATTTTGACAAAATCTTTATTTACATAGCCATACCACTTATTATTTCTATCATAAATTGAAACATAATCGTTACCATTTGCATGATAGTAAATTCCTTTAGCTAAGAAAGTTTGATTAGCTAAATCTTTTAAATTGTGACGTTTATTCCAATTAAAACTACTCCACGCACTACCGTTACTATTTTTAACAGATACATATTTCCCATAAGAAACATATGAACCCTGGCTATCTGCTGTTAAAGTTGTACCATTCTTATTAATGTAGCCGTACCATTTATCATTTAAATCATAAAGAGAATAATAAACATCTCCATTAAAATGATGATATTTTCCTTTAGCTACAAAAGTACGATTTAAAAATTGATTACTTGTATATTTCTTCTTCCAGCTGAAATTTTGCCAGATTGAATAATTTTTACTCTTAATCACTGCATATTTATCAAAACCTTGGTAACTTCCTTGTCTACCATCAGCAATACCAACTTCTTTTTCGTTAACATAACCAATCCATTTATTCTTATTATCATATAAAGAATAATAAATAGTGCCATCAAAGTGATGATACTTTCCTTTAGCAGAATAAGTATTTTCATAAATATTCTTTAGTTGATTTCTAACTTTCCCATCAAAATCTCCCCATACAACGCCATTGTTTGAGCTAATTGTTGCATATTTACCGAAACTTTGATAAACTCCACCTTTTGATTCAGCTAAAGTAACTTCTTTCTCTGAAATAAATCCGATAAAAGCTTCTTTTGAATCAAATAAAGAGTAATAAGTTTGACCATTTAAATGTTTGAATTGTTCTTTTGCTAAAAAAGTTTGACCTTTTTCTAACTTAAGAGCTTCTGATTTATTTAATTCTAAATCTTTATATAAAACTGGGGTTGAACTTGCTAAACTTACATATTTATTTAAAGCAATTTTTTCAAGGTACGCATTTTCATGAAGTTCAATATCTGCCCCATCAGCAAATCCAATTATTTTATCTTGTGTATTTTTTAGAACAAAATAAGTTTTTTCTTCGAATAATACTTTTTCTTCCGTCATTAATACTTCAAATTTGATTGCTTCTAAATTAATTGTTTCACTAAAATCTAACTCTTTATAAATAACTGCTTTCTCATTTTTTATAACAACATATTGTTTCTTATCAAGAGGGATTTTTTCCTTAGACTCACTTGGAGTAGTAACCTCCTCTGTTGAACTTGTTGTTTCGGATGTTTTTGTTTCAGTCTGAGATTCCAAAATAGATGTTGTCTCTGATTCTTTAGTTGATTCAGTAGTACTTGATTCTGTGATTTCAACAGTTGAAGAGCTTCCCTCAGTCCCTAATGCATCAAATGGAACTACTAAAAAGCTACCCATCATTAACCCTAAACTACCTAACGCTACTAACCACTTTGTCTTTTTCATTTTAAGTATCCTTTCTTTTTATCACTCTACTCTATTATAGAACAACCGCTTTATTTTACCATCCTTTTTTTAAAAAAAATAACACAAAACCAAAAATAGAATTAAAAGAAAAGAGTAGTTCTCCTTCTTTCAATTCTACTTTTTAAAACTATTATTTTTGCCAGTCTTTTGGATTCTCTTTCCATTTTTTTAAAAGTGCTACTTCAGAATTATTAATATAACCTTTTGAAACAGCCACTTCAATTAATTCATTATAATTTGTTAGTGTAGTAAATGGAACTTGCGCTTTTTCAAAATTTTCAATTCCTTTTGGTAAACCATAAGTAAAAATAGCTGCTACTCCTAAAACATCAGCACCCTCTTGTTCAGCTGCCACACATGCTTCAAGAACACTACCTCCTGTTGAAATCAAGTCTTCGATAACAACCATTTTTTGATTGGATGAGATAAATCCTTCTATTTGATTCTTTTTTCCATGATCTTTTGCTTTGCCACGAATATAGACCATTGGTAAATCGAGAACTTCTGCTACCCAAGCAGCATGAGGAATCCCTGCAGTAGCTGTTCCTGCAATTACTTCTACATCTGGATAGTGTTCTTTAATAATCTGAGCTAATCCATTTGCTATTTCCTTTCTAACTTTTGGATAACTCATTGTTAATCGATTATCGCAATAAATCGGGCTTTTAAGTCCACTTGCCCAAGTGAATGGTTGACTAGGATTTAAAGCAACTGCCTTTATTTCAAGTAATTGTTCTGCAATTTTTTTCAATTTCTACTCACCAATCCATTCTTTTTTTATTTCTAAATACGTTTCATAAGGCGTAGATGACTTTGTTATCGGTCGTCCCACCACAATATAAGTTGAGCCGATTGTTTTAGCTTCACTCGGTGACATCACTCGTTTTTGATCACCTTTGTCTGAATTCATTGGTCTAATTCCCGGTGTTAAACAGATAAAAGAACTACTTGTCTCTTCCTTAATAAACGTCACTTCATGAGCTGAACAAACAACACCATCTAATCCAGCATCTTCAGTTATTTTTGCATAATGAGTGACACTTTCTCTTAAACTTACAGGGATTAGCTGATCTTCATGCATTTGTGTTTCACTTGTTGAAGTTAACTGAGTAACTGCAATTAGTTTAGGTACTTCTCTTCCTTCAGGTGTTCCTTCTTTTAAACCATTTAAAGCTGCTGTCATCATTTCTTTTCCACCGGCTGCATGAACATTAGTTATCTTAACACCAAGGCTAGCTATGTTTCGCATTGCTGATTGAACAGTGTTCGGAATATCATGTAATTTTAAATCAAGAAAAATATCATGACCTTCAGCAATTAATTCCTTTACTATAGTAGGACCTTCTCTATAAAAAAGTTCCATACCTACTTTTAAAAATAACGTTTCTTCTTTTGGGAAATTAGCTAAAAATGAATTTACCTCATTTTTACTAGGAAAGTCTAAAGCAATAATTGGTCTATTCATTAACGGCTCTCCTTTACTTCTTTTATTAATTCTTCAATACTTTTAATGCCTAATTCATCCATTCGATTTGGGAGTTCTTCAATTAATTTAGGGCAAATAAAAGGATCAGTAAAGTTCATTGTTCCTACTGCGACTGCACTGGCTCCTGCTAAAAACATTTCAATGACATCATCTACTGTACTAACACCACCCATACCTATAACTGGAATACCAACTGCTCTCGTTACTTCATTAATCATTCGAATAGCAACTGGTTTGATACCAGGACCTGAAAGGCCGCCTGTTCCATTTGCAAGAATTGGTTTTCTTGTTTTCAAATCTATTCTCATTCCTAGTAATGTATTGATCATCGTTATGCCGTCTGCGCCTGCTTCTTCAACTGCTTTTGCAATTGGAACAATATTGGTCACATTAGGAGATAGTTTGATATAGACTGGTACTTTGGCAACTTTTTTAACAGCTCTAGTTAAGCTTGCGGCAACTTCAGCACTTGTTCCAAAGGCAATACCACCTTCTTTAACATTTGGACAAGAAATATTTAACTCAATCGCTTTAACGTTAGGTGCATCACCAATTTTTTTACAAACAGCCACATACTCTTCTTCTGATGAACCTGCTACGTTCGCAATAATTGGTAAATCATACTTTTCAAGAGATGGAAGTTGATTTGTCATCACTGTTTCCAAACCTGGATTTTGAAGGCCAATCGCATTTAACATACCGCTTGGTGTTTCAGCTACCCGAGGAGCCGGATTACCTAATCGCTTTTCTAAAGTAGTAGCTTTTACCATAATTGAACCAAGTATACTTAAATCATAGTATTTGCTGTACTCATCTCCAAATCCAAAACA harbors:
- the pyrE gene encoding orotate phosphoribosyltransferase, coding for MKKIAEQLLEIKAVALNPSQPFTWASGLKSPIYCDNRLTMSYPKVRKEIANGLAQIIKEHYPDVEVIAGTATAGIPHAAWVAEVLDLPMVYIRGKAKDHGKKNQIEGFISSNQKMVVIEDLISTGGSVLEACVAAEQEGADVLGVAAIFTYGLPKGIENFEKAQVPFTTLTNYNELIEVAVSKGYINNSEVALLKKWKENPKDWQK
- a CDS encoding dihydroorotate dehydrogenase encodes the protein MSRLSVKLPGLDLKNPIMPASGCFGFGDEYSKYYDLSILGSIMVKATTLEKRLGNPAPRVAETPSGMLNAIGLQNPGLETVMTNQLPSLEKYDLPIIANVAGSSEEEYVAVCKKIGDAPNVKAIELNISCPNVKEGGIAFGTSAEVAASLTRAVKKVAKVPVYIKLSPNVTNIVPIAKAVEEAGADGITMINTLLGMRIDLKTRKPILANGTGGLSGPGIKPVAIRMINEVTRAVGIPVIGMGGVSTVDDVIEMFLAGASAVAVGTMNFTDPFICPKLIEELPNRMDELGIKSIEELIKEVKESR
- a CDS encoding helix-turn-helix transcriptional regulator, whose translation is MNRVKEYRVEKKMSQSTLAKEINVARQTINLIENNKYNPSLDLCIRLAKVLETDLNSLFWEEKKDEK
- a CDS encoding IS1182 family transposase, with translation MYKNYNMKQVTLSLDLEIYLEKNDIAFAINELVESIPSYVFSVFDHQMGTSSYDPRMMLKLILCGYTQSNFSGRKIEAMTKDSIRTRWLTQSQFPNFRTINRFRVNPLVQPILQECFIQFRNQLVSQKLIEEDSIFIDGTKLEANANKYSFVWRKSTTRFDDSLTEKSKIYYKQLVKEKIIPSIHNEDEEWDDKQLNLIADSIETKVSELTEQIDDTEDVTLRKELRRQRKEPKKALKAFREFSDRKKKYKQQYQIFKERNSFSKIDIDATFMKMKEDHMMNGQLKPAYNVQIATNNQYVLAYDTFSNPTDFKTMIPFLTTIKESYFELPNYIVADAGYGSEENYQAILDDFERTPLITYTMYQKEQTKKYKQNPFITNNWKYNELTDSYTCPNNRELSFRNYSTRNDKQGFTKQLKMYECETCIDCPVRSLCTRAKSNKSRVIQKNGNWEYFKAHARELLSDDVTGAIYRRRKIDVEPAFGNLKANLSFNRFSVRGQEKVTQELGFAFMALNLRKLSKFRKDIDRKIRKNKNSKMINLILEFLLCFKRLLGQPLLFIFYFIIL
- a CDS encoding DUF3278 domain-containing protein translates to MKNKESLTVKMIKRMYGVSGVLDEYRRGEIDKIGNKAFMILYTYMPLSAFLALLFIEKAPRESLFGLIGSNLMIYFLITGYIGIKTSKLKLMDIEVEKSDIKKIRYQTITKCLGVAIYFSVVIHFLNSLISMMMDDGSFLTYLISWHHINRSLTSGVIFGVLILAISLLRIKKVED
- a CDS encoding C39 family peptidase, with translation MKKYNLFLLALSSSILLNPVDGLAIEESKYNDVSISSTQTTEQLTESKEISTSETTLTSSIEEITSQSSESQPEKLKEENIEANKNLSFSELSQYVSLNQKNQAIFDKTGNDILGSTNDYLNQTFLAKASVKHSNGKILYQLFNQSDKEIGYVFEESLTKVAGPEGSHYSLGEYATITDPNSSTLANFKGSKKFSQDKLINKTFFARGQYHHFNGQTYLSIFDTKGVWYGYIDQNQVTLSSERQGSYVSFDKYITYSNKNYNTWSNFGWKYRLSGDKLVNKTLQARGIYYHFSGESYLSLYDQNGTWYGYVNQKATKLADGAQGSYHSYGKYVTFSNKNYDTWSSFQWNKRNSGHDLVNQTYLAKGIYHHANGNDYVSLYDNQNKWHGYVNQNAVKAAEGKQGAYQAHNKYVSIKNPNYSTWQNFNWKKRDTTKNIHEKTLLAKGIYHHFNGDTYLSLFDSKGTWYGYLNQNATQETNRTGHAISINKYVSVRSRNYDLWRNLNFSASKGTTKNMLNKPYLAKVKYEHFNGSTYYSLYDQKNNWQGYINRSGVAEAKGNNSTYVMLNAPYYNQMEEINGRKAHMGCEAASLLQALHLKGYAKNYSLHPFIDKMPRSNDNNPNNGFSGNPYGNTYGVYHSIFPKPLTEWANNYAKGNAKNISGSSLNQINKELTNGNPIVIYVTINFEPAKPLYRYHWGYGLNNAHVVTLDGYNSQTNTYHVSDPNAKGGYWVTKNKLQASYFANEKRAVVIR
- a CDS encoding serine hydrolase, with the translated sequence MKKTKWLVALGSLGLMMGSFLVVPFDALGTEGSSSTVEITESSTTESTKESETTSILESQTETKTSETTSSTEEVTTPSESKEKIPLDKKQYVVIKNEKAVIYKELDFSETINLEAIKFEVLMTEEKVLFEEKTYFVLKNTQDKIIGFADGADIELHENAYLEKIALNKYVSLASSTPVLYKDLELNKSEALKLEKGQTFLAKEQFKHLNGQTYYSLFDSKEAFIGFISEKEVTLAESKGGVYQSFGKYATISSNNGVVWGDFDGKVRNQLKNIYENTYSAKGKYHHFDGTIYYSLYDNKNKWIGYVNEKEVGIADGRQGSYQGFDKYAVIKSKNYSIWQNFSWKKKYTSNQFLNRTFVAKGKYHHFNGDVYYSLYDLNDKWYGYINKNGTTLTADSQGSYVSYGKYVSVKNSNGSAWSSFNWNKRHNLKDLANQTFLAKGIYYHANGNDYVSIYDRNNKWYGYVNKDFVKIADGRQGAYQGFGKYVTVTKNNYSLWRNFNWKSLGSSNQAYHQTLLARGKYQHFNGDTYYSLFDRNNKWYGYINANGTSVADGPQGIYQSYGKKVTISKKNYSMWSNFSWKKRHNTSSFMNQTMLARGKYQHFNGSTYLSLYGGNNKWYGYLNEEATSMDAEKLARVQKMLNSKYSSPNFGIYVSSLADNSNASVNGNKIFTAASTGKLPAMYYTQKMINQKKLDPNRKYLYTDAINQMPVYSYMRGGAGILQGKPLGSYYSLDTMLNWTAKYSDNQGANFLGYYGANQYDARMRNEISSIIGRTWYSPFQISARENAMLISAMYRQGGQVMRYMQNTVFDNQRIARDLPVPVAHKIGDVGSYRHDVAVVYAGSPYVLSVMTQNGTSYDTISRISNDVYSIMK
- the pyrF gene encoding orotidine-5'-phosphate decarboxylase; amino-acid sequence: MNRPIIALDFPSKNEVNSFLANFPKEETLFLKVGMELFYREGPTIVKELIAEGHDIFLDLKLHDIPNTVQSAMRNIASLGVKITNVHAAGGKEMMTAALNGLKEGTPEGREVPKLIAVTQLTSTSETQMHEDQLIPVSLRESVTHYAKITEDAGLDGVVCSAHEVTFIKEETSSSFICLTPGIRPMNSDKGDQKRVMSPSEAKTIGSTYIVVGRPITKSSTPYETYLEIKKEWIGE